The Quercus robur chromosome 7, dhQueRobu3.1, whole genome shotgun sequence genome has a segment encoding these proteins:
- the LOC126692606 gene encoding calcium-binding allergen Bet v 3-like translates to METAGTTPPSKGRLTRKTSSFRLRCDSLNTLRLRRIFDLFDKNNDGFITVDELSSALNRLGLETDLSELEFTIISFIQPGNKGLRFEDFISLHQSLDETYFVCDDHMVNHVGAEEDQKINNHQTMSQEDSDLSEAFKVFDEDGDGYISAKELQIVLRKLGFSEGNEIGRVEKMIFSVDRNQDGRVDFFEFKDMMRGVLVRSS, encoded by the coding sequence ATGGAAACAGCAGGCACAACTCCACCTTCCAAAGGCAGACTCACCAGGAAGACCTCCTCCTTTCGCCTCCGCTGCGATAGTCTTAATACCCTCCGTCTCCGCCGCATTTTCGATCTCTTTGACAAGAACAACGATGGCTTCATCACCGTTGATGAGCTTAGCAGTGCCCTCAACCGTCTTGGCTTAGAAACCGACCTCTCCGAGCTTGAATTCACCATCATTTCCTTCATTCAACCGGGCAACAAAGGTCTTAGATTTGAAGATTTCATCTCATTGCACCAATCCTTAGATGAAACCTACTTTGTATGCGACGACCACATGGTCAATCATGTCGGGGCCGAGGAAGATCAGAAGATAAATAATCATCAGACTATGTCTCAGGAGGATTCGGACCTGTCAGAGGCTTTCAAGGTGTTTGATGAGGACGGAGATGGTTATATATCCGCTAAAGAATTGCAAATAGTTTTGCGGAAGCTTGGATTCTCGGAAGGGAACGAGATTGGTAGAGTTGAGAAGATGATCTTCTCCGTTGATCGCAATCAAGACGGCCGGGTTGATTTCTTTGAATTCAAGGATATGATGCGTGGCGTTCTCGTTCGGAGctcttga